The proteins below come from a single Aegilops tauschii subsp. strangulata cultivar AL8/78 chromosome 6, Aet v6.0, whole genome shotgun sequence genomic window:
- the LOC109777453 gene encoding F-box/kelch-repeat protein At1g57790-like → MTMPVRWSDLPDDLLQLVYSKVAGPLNRVRFAAVCRSWRACAITSPHASPPVLPWLIFIDTREDVNKTKVYCPEDGRVFRMSLPSQAVGKRFVGAHDGGWVAVLGHDMQLAVVNLFSDVEVPLPAKNMCYLGGWYNIRKIVFSESPTSSDCILATVTSGNNVALCRIGCPNRGWTEKQLGLYLVDIVFCNEQLYGLTISEELIKFEIGVDKDGRAVLSSKPHVMSIRARPGGITQLNNIIELHGKLVMVVRTLSDEAFLEPFFKVFELVNESTMAEYAYKWEELVYSSKVAGPLNRVHFAAVCRSWRACAMTSPHAAPPVLPWLMFSDACEDDNRMKVYCPEDGRDNTDVQNI, encoded by the exons ATGACGATGCCAGTCCGGTGGTCCGATCTCCCCGACGACCTCCTCCAGTTGGTCTACAGCAAGGTCGCCGGCCCGCTCAACCGCGTCCGCTTCGCCGCCGTGTGCAGGTCGTGGCGAGCTTGTGCGATCACGTCGCCGCATGCGTCGCCGCCCGTCCTCCCATGGCTCATCTTCATCGACACCCGTGAGGACGTCAACAAGACGAAGGTGTACTGCCCTGAGGATGGCCGGGTCTTCCGCATGTCGCTGCCGAGCCAGGCGGTCGGCAAGCGGTTCGTGGGAGCCCATGATGGCGGCTGGGTCGCCGTGCTTGGGCACGACATGCAGCTCGCGGTCGTCAACCTCTTCTCCGATGTCGAGGTGCCGCTCCCCGCCAAGAACATGTGCTACCTAGGCGGCTGGTACAACATTAGAAAGATTGTCTTTTCGGAATCCCCCACTTCAAGCGACTGCATCCTCGCCACCGTCACATCTGGAAACAATGTCGCCCTCTGTAGAATTGGTTGTCCGAACAGGGGATGGACGGAAAAACAACTCGGGTTGTACCTTGTGGACATTGTATTCTGCAACGAACAACTCTATGGACTCACCATCTCCGAAGAGCTGATCAAGTTCGAAATAGGGGTGGACAAAGATGGCAGGGCGGTGCTCAGCAGCAAACCGCACGTGATGTCCATCCGAGCGCGTCCCGGCGGTATCACGCAATTGAACAACATCATCGAGTTACACGGCAAGCTAGTGATGGTGGTTCGAACATTATCAGATGAAGCCTTCCTTGAGCCTTTCTTCAAGGTGTTTGAGCTTGTTAATGAATCGACGATGGCAGAGTACGCTTACAAGTGGGAGGAG TTGGTCTACAGCAGCAAGGTCGCCGGCCCGCTCAACCGCGTCCACTTCGCCGCGGTGTGCAGGTCGTGGCGAGCTTGTGCGATGACGTCGCCGCATGCGGCGCCGCCCGTCCTCCCATGGCTCATGTTCAGCGACGCCTGCGAGGACGACAACAGGATGAAGGTGTACTGCCCCGAGGATGGCCG GGACAATACTGATGTTCAGAACATCTAA
- the LOC109777454 gene encoding uncharacterized protein — MASRTTFADALAAARPYLRGEEDQCGDPALPALTAVLRAAGAGECWHKHGTFLAHLLEVHRILRLWAAPDAVARCGLYHSAYSNSYVNLAIFEPDVGRGRVAAVVGDEAERLVHLFCVVPRQQLVHDDLLFHYDDGELVADLTRSEESLRDARRGVFDEDEPWRRKIQRLLPADGITVKHIRTGEDVALSRRVAATFLMMTMADFSDQLFDWQDRLFNNANGRLEFRGNTWTSLWPGTGKPGLWTTSISRMGVLYSLIVREEEIYIAHRAHTTGKEGDDSATRDEDIALVIPPVFDGCTKVLDADDQKAARDLYWEAVCSDEEATDRCKVEELLRQSVAKNPFVGEPRLVLAQMCLNAEMYEEAQEQAEEGLKLLLEWGSSWDKRMPWEGWVSWGRAMLTKAKEKDWPHTSFGILSLGLVK, encoded by the exons ATGGCGTCACGCACCACCTTCGCCGACGCGCTGGCGGCCGCGCGCCCGTACCTGCGGGGCGAGGAGGACCAGTGCGGCGACCCGGCCCTGCCCGCCCTCACCGCCGTGCTGCGCGCCGCGGGCGCCGGCGAGTGCTGGCACAAGCACGGCACCTTCCTCGCCCACCTGCTCGAGGTCCACCGGATCCTGCGCCTCTGGGCCGCGCCCGACGCCGTGGCCCGCTGCGGCCTCTACCACTCCGCCTACTCCAACTCCTACGTCAACCTCGCCATCTTCGAGCCCGACGTCGGCCGGGGCCGCGTTGCCGCCGTCGTCGGGGACGAGGCCGAGCGGCTCGTCCACCTCTTCTGCGTCGTCCCGCGCCAGCAGCTCGTGCACGACGACCTGCTCTTCCACTATGACGATGGTGAGCTCGTCGCCGACCTCACCCGGTCCGAGGAGTCCCTCCGGGATGCCCGCCGCGGCGTGTTCGACGAGGATGAGCCCTGGCGCCGCAAGATCCAGCGCCTCCTCCCCGCCGACGGCATCACAGTCAAGCACATCAG GACTGGTGAGGATGTGGCTCTCTCTAGGCGGGTGGCGGCGACATTCCTTATGATGACAATGGCAGACTTCAGTGACCAGCTCTTCGACTGGCAGGACCGCCTCTTCAACAACGCCAACGGCCGCCTTGAGTTCCGAGGCAACACTTGGACGTCACTGTGGCCTGGCACAGGCAAGCCCGGCCTTTGGACCACGTCCATCTCCCGCATGGGTGTGCTCTACAGCCTAATTGTTCGCGAGGAGGAGATATACATAGCTCACCGGGCGCACACCACCGGCAAGGAAGGCGACGACTCTGCCACACGCGACGAGGACATCGCCCTGGTGATCCCTCCGGTGTTCGATGGCTGCACAAAGGTGCTGGACGCCGACGACCAGAAGGCAGCACGAGATCTCTACTGGGAGGCGGTGTGCAGCGATGAGGAGGCAACGGACCGATGCAAAGTGGAGGAGCTGCTCCGGCAGAGCGTCGCCAAGAACCCGTTCGTGGGGGAGCCACGGCTGGTGCTCGCGCAGATGTGCCTGAACGCGGAGATGTACGAGGAGGCACAGGAGCAGGCGGAGGAAGGGCTGAAGCTGCTGCTGGAGTGGGGGAGCAGCTGGGACAAGAGGATGCCATGGGAGGGGTGGGTGTCCTGGGGCAGAGCCATGCTGACTAAGGCCAAGGAAAAGGATTGGCCCCATACCTCCTTCGGCATCCTCAGCCTAGGCCTTGTCAAGTAG